The Mycolicibacterium brumae DNA window GGATCGGACGGTAGCGAGATCCGGTGCTCCGCTGCCCGGGTTCATCGCCAGCTTGTGCGTGACGCGAGATATTGACGAGTCCTGTTGTGTCGCGCCACAAGTGAGGATTAGACGTATTTGTAGAAACCCTCGCCCGATTCCAGGCCGAGCTTGCCCTTGTCGATGTAGTTCTCCTTGAGCCAGGCGGCGAGCTTGCGTTCCTCCTCGTCGCCGTGGCTCATGATGTTGTAGCCGGTGCGCATCCCGACGACGTCCCAGATCTGGCACGGCCCGGCCGGCGCGCCGGTGCCGATCCGCCAGGTGTTGTCCACATCGCCGGGGTCGGCGTAGCCGCCGGCGACCAGTTCCATTCCCGCGCGCAGGAACGGGACCAGCAGCGAGTTCAGCACGTAGCCGGCCTTCTCCTTGTGCAGTTCGATCGGCACCATGCCGATGGCGCGGGCGAATTCGACGACTTCGGCGTACACCTTCGGGTCGGTGTCGGGGTGGCCCATCACCTCGGCGGTGTTGTGCAGCCAGATCATGTTGGCGAAGTGCAGGTTCAGGAACCGGTCCGGCCGGCCGGTGTATGTGACCAGATCACTCGGGAGCAGGGTGGAGGAGTTGCTGGCGAAGATGGTCTTCGCTGGCGCGATGTCCGCCAGCTTCTGGTAGGTCTCCTGCTTGAGCGCCAGGATCTCCGGGATCGCCTCGATCACCAGGTCGGCGTCGGCGACGGCCGCGGCCAGATCGGTGGTCAGAGTGAGTCGGTCCAGCGCGGCCCGGGTGTTGTGCTCGTCCGCGCCGTCGACGTTCTTGACGTAGTTGGCCGCCAGCCGTTCGAAACGCCCGCGGGCGGCGACCAGCGCGTCGTTGTTGATGTCGTAGGCGGTGACCGGGAACCTCTTGTACGCGGCTTGGAAGGCGATCTGGGCGCCGAGCACCCCGCAGCCCATGACGGTGACGTTGCGGATCTCGGTGGCCATGGCGCTCCCTGAACGGTCGATGACAGGTGTCGAGCCGAACCCTAATGACCTGCCGTGGCAGGAGGGGGTTGTTGATCAAACCGAGGTGTTGATTGCGTGATGTCGGTCTCGGTACCTAAGATTGTCTCAGGTTGATCTCAGCGGATTCGCAGCCATTTGGGTGCGGGTCGGGGGACATAAAATGGGGGGATATCCCGATGGCGATGAAACGTACCTTGACCAGCGGTGTTGCCGCTGTTGGCGCGGCGGGTCTGGTTGCTGCTGGCACAGCGCTGACCCAGACGCCGAACTCCGATGCCGTCGTGCCGATGGCCAGTGTGTCGGCCGACTACCAGCTGACGGGCATTCAGGACATCGATCCGCTGCAGGCGCTGACCATCTTCTCCACGTTCGGTTCTCACAGCGGGCAGTACACCGATCCCGATTCGATGCCCTACGACGACAGGCTGAATTGGGACGTGTTCAAGGGCGCGGACGGTGAGATCTACACCACGCGCAACAAGGCTGAAACTGTGGGTGGAGGCGTCGCAGCGGAGTACACGAACAGCGCCAGCGGTCCGTGGGGCGCGGCGTACTACTTGGTCGATCATGCCCTCGGAGATGTCCTCGGGAAGGATTTCGTCGTCGATGACTACTTCTTCACTACGGGTCCCAGCACCACGACGCTGAGAGCGCTCTTGTACCAGGTCGCCGAATGGACCACCGGGTCCGAGGACATCGGCCCGCTAAAGGATCTCCTCGACGTCATTGACAGTCCCATCGAGGGCTTGATCGGGCTCATCGGAGGCCAGACTCTGGGGGATGAGGGGACGGCGCTCTTGTGGGAGGGCCTGACCAATCCCATCATGTTGGTGGTTGGGCTTCTCACCGATCAATTGGGCAGTGGAGGACTGGGAGACATCCTGGGCGGCGGAGGTCTGTTCGGAGGCCTTCTGGGTGGCGACGAGAGTGAGGAGCCTGCACCTGCCGGCGCGCGGTTTGTCCATCAGGAGACCACTGTGGTCCAACAGCAGGAGGCCGGAACGTTCACGGCCGCCGTTGTTCAGGACAACGAAACGACTAAGGGTCTCACCGATACCAAGGACGACCAGAAGAAGTCTGCTCCGCTCGCCAAGCTGCGAGACGAACTATCAAGCAAGTCGAAGTTTGCTGAGAAGCTGATCGGCGCCGACAAGGACAGCAGCCTTAGCAAGCGGATGGTTGAACTTGGCAAGATCGGGGACCAGCTGTCCGAAGGCAACGTCGTCGGCGCCGCCGAAGAAAGCGGCAAGTTCGTGACCAAGAGGGTCGAGCGTCTCGGCAAGGACATCAGGAACGGCATCGACAAGGTCGCCACCGCAGTAAAGAACCTCGCCGGTGGTCGCGACAACGGCAGCGACAGCGGGGATACGAAGAAGAAGCCCGCTGAATAGCAGTAGTTCAACGCAGTCCCACGAAACCGGGACAACGCCTAAGTGCGTTGTCCCGGTTTTGTATTCGTGGCGACGGCGCGGCAGGGCTGAGGCCCAATCGCTGAAGGCACGTTGACGGCTCTTAATCAGCCGGAATGGCCAGCGGCCTGCGCTTCTTGCGCTTGATGTGAATCCCGCCCCACAGCGCGAAGCAGCGCACCGTCACGACCGGGGCGCCCGAGGCGCCGGAACCGCTGGCGGCGTCCTCGATATTGCCCATCAGCTTGGTGCCCTCGACCACGACGTTGATCTCCGGCGGGGCCAGGATAGACTGAATGCCCATGATCGAGTACGCCTTGATCTCCACTTCCGAGGAGGTGAAATCGGCGTAGCGCAGATCCACCACCCCGTTGCCCCACAGCGCGATCAGTGTCAGCTTGCGCGGGACGTTCCAGCGCCCG harbors:
- a CDS encoding 3-hydroxyacyl-CoA dehydrogenase, translated to MATEIRNVTVMGCGVLGAQIAFQAAYKRFPVTAYDINNDALVAARGRFERLAANYVKNVDGADEHNTRAALDRLTLTTDLAAAVADADLVIEAIPEILALKQETYQKLADIAPAKTIFASNSSTLLPSDLVTYTGRPDRFLNLHFANMIWLHNTAEVMGHPDTDPKVYAEVVEFARAIGMVPIELHKEKAGYVLNSLLVPFLRAGMELVAGGYADPGDVDNTWRIGTGAPAGPCQIWDVVGMRTGYNIMSHGDEEERKLAAWLKENYIDKGKLGLESGEGFYKYV
- a CDS encoding DUF1707 SHOCT-like domain-containing protein, with translation MSSPAPRDALSRADNTDRIQVAQLLTDAAAQGRLDLNEYESRLARAYSAKTYHELDRLASDLPGIATTPRGACRALPKSLVLGILSSFERRGRWNVPRKLTLIALWGNGVVDLRYADFTSSEVEIKAYSIMGIQSILAPPEINVVVEGTKLMGNIEDAASGSGASGAPVVTVRCFALWGGIHIKRKKRRPLAIPAD